The Dehalococcoidia bacterium DNA window TCCGCCGGCACGATTTGCCCGGCCATGGAGGCGGTCTTCTCGTTGTACTCCTTGACGAACGCCATGATGTTGATGGCGTGCTGGCCAAGGGCCGGGCCCACAGGCGGCGCCGGCGTGGCCTTTCCGGCCTGGAGCTGGATCCGGACTACTGCTCTGACTTTCTTAGCCAACTGTCACTCCTCTGGGTACTAGCGGACGGGTCTGGACCGTCCTCCCCTCGCGGCCTTCGCCGCCGTCCTTGCCATGGTCTCCGGCTCCTGTCAGCGAATGCCCGGCCTGCCGCCTATAGCTTCTCCACCTGCAGGAAGTCCAGCTCGACCGGCGTTTCGCGGCCGAAGAAGGACACCATGACTCTGACCTTGCCCTTCTCCAGGTTGATCTCGTCGACCACGCCGACGAAGTCAACGAAGGGGCCGTCCACGATGCGCACGCTCTGCCCCACGGCAAACCCGACGCGCACCCGCGGCTCTTCCGCCTTCATCTGGCGCAGAATGCGGCGCACCTCTGACTCGTCCAGGGGCACCGGCCGCGTGCCGGAGCCGACGAAGCCCGTCACACCCGGCGTATTCCGCACGACGAACCAGGCGCGGCTTGACTCAGGGTCGTTCTCGTTCAGGGTGTTCATCTGGACGAGGACGTAGCCGGGGAAGATCTTGCGGGACACCGTGCGCCGCACGCCTCCGTGCACTTCGATCTCGTCCACCGTGGGCACGACCACGCGGTGGATCAGGTCGGAAGCGTCCATGGACTCGATGCGGTGCTCGAGGTTTGCCTTCACCTTGTTCTCGTAGCCGGAGTAAGTGTGG harbors:
- the nusG gene encoding transcription termination/antitermination protein NusG, which codes for MTEEDYFQEGRSWYVVHTYSGYENKVKANLEHRIESMDASDLIHRVVVPTVDEIEVHGGVRRTVSRKIFPGYVLVQMNTLNENDPESSRAWFVVRNTPGVTGFVGSGTRPVPLDESEVRRILRQMKAEEPRVRVGFAVGQSVRIVDGPFVDFVGVVDEINLEKGKVRVMVSFFGRETPVELDFLQVEKL